The window GGGCTTGGCTGTTTCTTTACTTTGTTTAATATAACGTTCCATTATCAACGATGCAATTGGGGCAGCCCACGTAGCGCCAAACCCTCCATTTTCAATTACAACCGCAACCGCAATTTGTGGATCTTCTTTGGGTCCAAAACCTACAAAAATGGAGTGGTCTTTACCGTGTGGGTTTTGAGCAGTTCCTGTCTTTCCGCATAAATTCAGTCCCGGAATAGAAGCCCAAAATGCGGTACCTCCAGGTTGATAGACAAAGTTCATGGCTTCAATTATGAGAGGAAAATATGCAGTATCAACCGATACATAATGTCGTTGTAAGTTCTCAGGGCGATGAGCTTTGTTCCTGCCAATATATTTAACAACATGGGGACGAATATAATATCCTCCATTGGCGATGATAGCCGTAAAATTTGCCATTTGAAGCGGTGTTACACCCACTTCTCCTTGACCTATGCCTATAGAAACCACATTAGAAGAACGCCAATTTTTACCAAACACACGCGTATAAAGTTTTACGGACGGTAAAATACCTTTTGATTCTCCCGGTATATCAATGTCAATATAAGAGCCTATTCCGAATGTATTTAAGTGTGCAATCCAAGCATTCAAACCCTCTGATACATTAGCATATTTAGGGTTATCTACAATATTTCTAAATATATGACAGTAATATGCATTGCAAGATGTTTGAATTGAGTATCTAAGGTTAACGGGGCTGGCATGAGCGTGGCAACCTACTTTTCTATTACCTAAAACATATCCTCTGTAACAGGAAAAAGTGGTTTGGGGGGTAATAATTCCTTCTTGCAGCCCAATTAATGCTTCTACGGGTTTAAAAGTAGAGCCGGGCGGATAAGGTGCTTTGAGTGCTCTGTTAAACAGCGGTTTCTTGGGGTCTAAAAGGAGTTTTCTGAAATTTTTATTTCGTTCGGGACCCGTGAGTTCATTGGGATCGTAGGCAGGGCTATTGGCAATACATAAAACTTCTCCCGTTTTGGGGTTAATGGCTACGATACTACCGGTTTTATTAGCTAATAATTCTTCTGCTAATTCTTGCAAATCAAGGTCAATGGAAGTGAAAAGGTCTTGTCCGGGTGTAGGCTCGGTGTCATATACTCCATCTGCAAAATTTCCTTTTTCAATATTGTGTTTATCTACAATCATCACGCGCACACCATTATTGCCGCGCAGTTCTTTTTCATAGCTTTTTTCAATCCCGGTAACTCCAATAAAATCACCCTGTTTGTAATAGCGATCTTTTTCAATATCTTCTTTGGTTACTTCACTTGTGTAGCCTAGAACATGAGCCATTCCGGTTACTTTATATTTTCTATCCGTTT is drawn from Bacteroidota bacterium and contains these coding sequences:
- the mrdA gene encoding penicillin-binding protein 2; translation: MSSQNNFKIWVYYGALVVVGIVFIYKVAVLQLFKGEDYLKQALRNSSAEITLHPVRGTIYDRNGKLIVYNDYVYDLLVVPIKTEQFDTIALCRILGMDTAELKSKLQKARSFSSRKPALIAKNLSTPAYSILQENLFLFPGFYIENKTDRKYKVTGMAHVLGYTSEVTKEDIEKDRYYKQGDFIGVTGIEKSYEKELRGNNGVRVMIVDKHNIEKGNFADGVYDTEPTPGQDLFTSIDLDLQELAEELLANKTGSIVAINPKTGEVLCIANSPAYDPNELTGPERNKNFRKLLLDPKKPLFNRALKAPYPPGSTFKPVEALIGLQEGIITPQTTFSCYRGYVLGNRKVGCHAHASPVNLRYSIQTSCNAYYCHIFRNIVDNPKYANVSEGLNAWIAHLNTFGIGSYIDIDIPGESKGILPSVKLYTRVFGKNWRSSNVVSIGIGQGEVGVTPLQMANFTAIIANGGYYIRPHVVKYIGRNKAHRPENLQRHYVSVDTAYFPLIIEAMNFVYQPGGTAFWASIPGLNLCGKTGTAQNPHGKDHSIFVGFGPKEDPQIAVAVVIENGGFGATWAAPIASLIMERYIKQSKETAKPDMYKRMLNPVTPAVVQSTSQD